In Pirellulaceae bacterium, the sequence CGAATAAGATTGGCACTTGATTGCGGAAACCCAAGTCTTGGGTGCCTTGTCCAACATCGAAGGACAGGATGGCTTCGCGTTTGCCATGGTCACGACTGTATAGTTGTACGATTTGGTATTCGAGCTCTAAGCCGGAAAGCGTTTTGAGCAGCGGGCGTTCGGTGTACATTTCCACGTCAAGCCACCGATTGGGAACGTCGGTCGGGAGGATGGATGGAGTCGGAGCGGCTTTTCCGGTGGATTGTTGGTACAGTGGCGCCGCGTTGGGACTGGCGACGCGCAATGGTGCGGTGACGCCGGCCTCGTTGTGGATCTTGACCAGAAACACGCGCCAGCCTTGCTCCATGAGTTCGGCAGTGGCCGGTCCTCGCGCAATCTTAACTCGGCTTTCGGGGTTGATGTGCACGCCGGCGATGCATTGTTGGTCCAGCACGGCTTGTAGGGCCGGGACCGCTACTTCATCACTTTGTTCGAGTGCTTCTTGAAGCTGCTGTTGGTCCGCTTGGTTCAAGGGCTGTCCGAGAAATTCCAGCGCACGGATCAACCGCGAGACTTGTGATTTCAAAGGTTGGGACTCAACCGATGTGACCTGGGGCAGATCTGCGGTGGCGACGGTACTGAACAAGCAGGCGAACAAGAGGCTAAGAGTGCGCATGGTGAGCTCCGAAAAGATGGCTTTTGATGGCATTCGTTCCAAGGGCACGTTAAAAAAGTGGCGCCAAGTTAGCCTTCAAGATATCGCATTCCGATTTAGCAATCACGCGCTCCCTATGAATTTTTCAACGATTGCGAATTGTTTTTTAATTGGGGGAACCGTTTTGACTGCGTAAGCTTTACCGGCTAGTGAGGTTGCGGTGAGGTTGTCCATTTTCTTTCAAGATTTGTGGAGCAACTGTCGCAACTTGGCTGGTTGTTGAGTCATTCTGAATACGCTTCCGGCTTTGCTGGCGGGAATTGCTGGGCAAAAACGAAATGGCACAGTCTTTGCTTTCTTAGCTTCCGGGTGGACACGAGTAGATCAGGGAGCTAGAGGATGTTCTTGAGCACGGTATTAATGACGGTCGGATGTGGACTCGCTCTGGTTTCGGTGATGGGAGCCATCTTGCCAAGGTCCAGGTCGAGTTGGGAGAGATTTTGAGCGAGATTGTTGGTCGTCTCAGCTAGCCTGAAGGATGCTGCGATTGGCAAAAAGAAAACGGAGCACCGTTCCCGCAGCTAACGGCGCTCCGTAAATTAAAACTGCTTTTGAGAGGTATTCCCTCTCGGATGATCTGTTTATGAGCAGCCCATGCTGTTACCACAATTGTGGCACAGATAGCAGTTTCCATTTCTTACGGTGATCGAACCGCAATTATCGCATGAAGGCGCGTCACTTTGGAAACGAGCAAATTGGTCATCACGAGTTTCCACGCCATCCGTTTCCTGGATCTTAACTCCTGCACGATCGAGGATTTCTGACGTGGTTTGCCCGTTGTTTGAAATATTGGTGACGGTCGACTCCGCATTGCTATTTGTGATCTGCTTTTGAGGCGACGAATCATCCGACGTCGTCTCGCTGACGGATTTCTTGGCTTCCGATTGGGTGCTACTTGGAGTCGTCCCAATAGTCGCTTCTCGATAGCCGGGCAGGAATTTGATACCGAGCCAGCGGAAGATGTAATCCACCAGGCTTTTGGCGATTCTAATATCGGGATTGGTCGTGTAGCCCATTGGTTCGAATCGCGAGTGAGAAAACTTGTTGACGAGGACTTCCAACGGAACTCCGTACTGAAGGCTCATGGAGACGGCGGTTCCAAAGCTATCCATGAGGCCGCCGATCGTACTGCCTTCTTTCGCCATCGTGATGAATAATTCACCCGGTCGTCCATCTTCATACAGACCGACCGTCACGTAACCCTCGTGTCCGTTGACATTGAATTTATGCGTCACGGATTGTCGTGTATCGGATAAATGTTCGCGACGAGGTCGAGGGGTGTCCACTGTGGCAGCTTTGTCTGCCTCACTGGAGGTGTTTAGAGGCTGGCTTTGCTTGGAGCCATCTCGGTAAATTGCCAGCGCTTTCAGTCCCAGCTCCCAACCCCAACGATAGGCTTCTGCAATATCATCGGGCGTGGATTCGGCCGGCATATTGACGGTCTTCGAAATGGCACCTGACAAGAAAGGTTGTGCCGCCGCCATCATGGAAACGTGAGCTCGCCAAGGAATGCTCCGAGCTCCATTGGCTGGCTTAAATGCACAATCAAAGACATTCAGGTCGTCGTCATGCAACTCGGACGCACCTTCGATCGTATCATTTTCGTCAACGTAGGAACAAATCGCGGAGATTTGTTCGTTGTTGTAGCCCAGACCTTCGAGCGCTTGCGGCACGGTCCGATTGATAATCTTCAGCATGCCACCACCGGCCAGTTGCTTGTATTTGACCAGCGCGATGTCAGGTTCGATCCCGGTCGTATCACAGTCCATCATGAAGCTGATGGTGCCGGTAGGAGCCAGGACGGTGGCCTGAGCATTGCGGAATCCATGGGTGGATCCCTCTGATAACACTCGCTCCCAGACCTCTCGTGCAGCTTCTTTCAGATCCTGCGGACCGCTGTCGTGGATTTCTTCTACCGCGGCACGGTGCATTTGCATTACGTTCATGAACGGTTCGCGGTTTTCCGGATAGCCTTCGAACGTTCCGACGGCGGCCGCCAACTCCGTACTGGTCAAATTTGCAGCACCGTGGAGCAAGGCCGTGATGCCTCCGCATATTCCACGAGCCGCATCGGAATCGTAAGCTTGGCCGCTGGACATGATGAGGCTGCCGAGGTTGGAGTAGCCTAGGCCCAGCGGTCGGTAGCGGTGACTGTTCTCGGCAATCGGATCGGTCGGGTAACTGGCGTGATCCACGAGGATCTCTTGAGCAACGAAAAATAATCGGCAGGTTGCCTGGAACGATTCATGATCAAACTGGCCGTTCTCTTTTCGATACTTCATCAGGTTGACGCTGGCCAAATTGCAGGCTGTGTCATCGAGGAACATGTACTCCGAGCAGGGATTGCTGGCATTGATGCGGCCTGAATTGGGGCAAGTGTGCCAACGATTAATCGTTGTGTCGTATTGCACGCCCGGATCACCGCAGTGCCAAGCACATTCGGCCATCCGTTGAAGGAGTGTGCGAGCCGGATAGCTGGGGCCCTCTCGATTTGGATCAGTGATCCAACGTGTTTTCCAAGTTTGATCCTCCGCCACAGCATCCATGAACTCGTCCGTCAATCGAACGGAGAGGTTGGCATTTTGGAAAAGAATGGAACTGTATGCTTCGCCGTTGAAGTTGGCTTCGTAACCACCCTTCTCGATCAAGCAGTGGGCTTTTTGTTCTTCCTTATGTTTGCACTCGACGAATTCCATGATGTCCGGATGCCAAACTTTCAGCGATTGCATTTTCGCTGCTCGCCGTGTTTTGCCTCCCGATTTGACTACCGCGGCAATTTGATCGTAGACACGCATGAACGAAAGAGGGCCCGAGGGGTGTCCACCACCAGAGAGCTTTTCACGGTGCGAACGGATTGTCGACAAGTCGGTACCGGTTCCCGAGCCAAATTTGAACAGCATTGCTTCGCTGGTCGCCAACCGCATGATGTCTTCCATGTTGTCATCCACGCTTTGAATGAAACATGCAGATGCCTGCGGAAACTCATAAGGGTTGTCAGGCTGATGGGCTTGCCGTGTTTTCGTGTCCCAGTGCCAGTTGCACTTGGCTCCCTTCACACCGTACTGGTGATGCAGGCCAACATTGAACCAAACGGGCGAATTGAAGGCCCCGTGCTGGTGTAAGCAAAGCCAGGTTAAATCACGGTAGAATCGCTCGCCGTCGGCAGCGGTTGCAAAGTATCCGTCTTCTAGCCCCCAGTCGGCGATCGCTCGCGTTACGCGATGGACCAATTGCCGAACGCTGTATTCTCGTTCGTCCGTTCCTACCTCGCCATAAAAATATTTGCTGACAATCACGTTCGTTGCCAACTGACTCCACGCCGTGGGGACTTCGCAGTTGTTCTGCTCGAAAAGCACTTCGCCTTTCTCTCCCTTGATGGCTGCCGATCGAGTTTCCCATTCGGTCGTTTCAAATGGATCCTTAACGTCGGTTGGACAAAAACGGGCCTCGAAGCGGAGCCCCTGTGGGTTAAGCTGCTCGCGTTGAGTTGCTTCTGGTTTCATTGCATTCCCAAGATTTGCAGTCGCCATCCGCTAAAGCTCCTTCCAGTGCTAGAGAGTTTCCATACCTTAGTGTACAGAGGTACACTTTGCAATTATCGTTAGATCCACGGCAATCTGTTTACGCCAATCGGACAACCCTTTTCGCCAGGCTTCCGACCCCAGTTACCGTAGAACCACTATATATTGTACCTCCGGCTTTTTGGCCTACAACATCTAGTGTGAGACGCCGATTCTACGAACTCAAGATTTTACGTCAATAACTTTTTTTGAGATTGCCGTAAGTCGTTATGGTCATTGAGTTTCGAGTTTTTCCCCTCAGAGGACTCCAGCATATCAATGCTAGCTGCTGGTGACAATACTGTTTAACAAATCGGTGGCGTGATTTGGCGTAAACCCTTATCAATCAATGAGTACCAAAACGCAAAAATCAGTCGGTTGAGAGAATGCGACGACGAAAGTGAAGAAGGCAGACGCGCTGTTCGAGCGAATTGTTCGCTCGATTTTGGGGCAGATTGGTCTGCTGTCGAGAAAAGCTATCTCTGGATTTCGTCATCCGATGACAGGTCGGGTGAGTGGATGACCTGGCTGCCGTGTCGAAGCCAGGGCGGAAGATGTTGGATTCAGGGCCGCATTTTGTTCGGGGCCGTTCTTGGCAGTCTGATGGCCGGACTAGCCAGCAGCGCGCGGTCGAAACGAAAACCATCTGCGTGGATTGGTTTGCTTTTGGAAACGAAGTGGATAACCGACTGCGGCGAGTTCGTCGGCAACACTGGCTTCCAGTTCGGCGAAGAATTCCTTGTCATAGTGGGCGAATTCTTCGATTTTGCGCCGATTCCGAACTCCGAATTGATGGATCACATTTGTCCCGGTTGGCGTCACGTCGGCTAGACTCGACTGCTTGATCACATTCTGTAAATGCTCCGTGTCAATTGGCTCGCTCGGCTTGAAGAATTCGGTGATTTTCGAGTAGGTCTGCAGTGGCCGCGCCGTCAGGTCTTCATAGCGGACAATGAGAATCTCAAGCTCCGGACTCTTGTTGAGCCATTTGTTGACGAATCGTCGGTAGAAGACCGACTTTCGTGTTGCAAATGCGCGCCAAGCTTCGCAGCTGTCTTCGTGGCCTCGCAGATAGAGGTGGTAATCTGAGACAGCAGCTTCGAGGAAGTTTCGTAGCAGGACCAGGTAAGGAACGCCGGGAAGTTGCGGGATGCCCGACTGCTCGTTTTCAGCGATGTCCATATCGTGGTTTTTGGTCATCGTGACCTTGGCGTTTGTGCATGGAAAGGACTGGCAGCAGGCATCCGCGTCTTGCTGGTAGTACTGGCAGTAAACAAACGCGTCTGCGAAATAGCGTCGGAGCACACCCGCTGTGAGATGGTGTCCTGAGCGCGGATAGCTCACGCATGCAACGTATCGCAACGAGTTGTTCGAGCGGTTTTCCATACTTCGAAATCTCCTGAATCGTGCGGCAGTTGCAGCGAGCTGATCCTGAGCGAAAGTTGCGCCGCAGCTTTGCTAGCTGAGCGATAGGTCGATTACCAAGCGAGGGCGGGTTGGGGTGTAATCCGCAGCTTAGGAATCGGATCGGTAACGACAATGGCCGCATCGCACTAAAAATGGCAACTTTTCAGGAAGATTTCGCGATTGGCAGCATTCGATACCAAAAGACTGGTCACGATCCCAGCTAGCAAAAGCAGCTTTGTTAGGAGTTGACCGAGAGCGACAGCTGGGGAGGGAAGATGCTAGCGGGTAGAGATCCCGCAAGCCCTAGCCCGACATTGGCTTTACGTGCCAATCTTTTCGATCTTCACCATCGTATGCATTTGGCGATGGCCGGTGCGTCGACGCGAATTCTTACGGCGTCGTAGCTTTTGGACGGTGAGTTTATCGCCCATCTTTACGCCGACGACTTCAGCCGAGACGCTGGCACCCTCGACGACCGGCTTTCCAGTCGTGAGTCCATCATCATTCGATACGGCGAGCACCTTACCGAACTCGATTTTTTCGCCCTTGGGGACGTCTCGATAATCGACTTCGAGTTGTTGGCCTTCTTCTACTCGATATTGTCGGCCACCGTCTTCGATGATTGCGTACATGATCGTTACCTTTAAGTCACCAAAACGTCTCAAGCAAGTCCGGCAGTTTACCAGTGGATCCTGGCGTCGTCGACCCCTATCCAAGATCCGGGGGCCGTTATCCCGACCCGCCT encodes:
- a CDS encoding sulfotransferase domain-containing protein — protein: MENRSNNSLRYVACVSYPRSGHHLTAGVLRRYFADAFVYCQYYQQDADACCQSFPCTNAKVTMTKNHDMDIAENEQSGIPQLPGVPYLVLLRNFLEAAVSDYHLYLRGHEDSCEAWRAFATRKSVFYRRFVNKWLNKSPELEILIVRYEDLTARPLQTYSKITEFFKPSEPIDTEHLQNVIKQSSLADVTPTGTNVIHQFGVRNRRKIEEFAHYDKEFFAELEASVADELAAVGYPLRFQKQTNPRRWFSFRPRAAG
- the rplU gene encoding 50S ribosomal protein L21, translating into MYAIIEDGGRQYRVEEGQQLEVDYRDVPKGEKIEFGKVLAVSNDDGLTTGKPVVEGASVSAEVVGVKMGDKLTVQKLRRRKNSRRRTGHRQMHTMVKIEKIGT